In one window of Amblyomma americanum isolate KBUSLIRL-KWMA chromosome 9, ASM5285725v1, whole genome shotgun sequence DNA:
- the subdued gene encoding anoctamin 1 isoform X1, which produces MAANIWQDALNAERAASAYERALDEQSVLVALGDLKPSPNGDSTPALMDESGCVYLSGSRRKVDFVLAYSPAKHQAIRDIFEEELSKAGLVLEHVPQNPSGLCFVKIHAPWEVLSCFAEIMRLKMPVKELPNQKHLRSPVPPRRFRGVGSAICERIPGYIGLVGEAAQENEAPEWHSQDSWSLRMQEQNAMLDCEPVEVRAMGRRQKQFAVTFSMSKEYLFDIPEPKEDFFTAAQRAQVVHFILQRKSFSRDSHRRHFGVGRLLADGVYLAAYPLHEGGPDRTSGEGSAAPRTQLRRRWASVLALFRYQPLDDVRRYFGVKIGLYFAWLGFYTTMLVPASVLGLICFMYGVITLGNHRPVHEMCEGSESKLLMCPLCDNGCEYWRLHDSCTQARLGYLSDNGATVVFSVFMSLWSAAYLELWKRYSARITYQWDLSGFDTLEENSRPEYLARLSRLKKRDVELIEQQERGGIESPPFWRIRLPFGLLSVSVVLLLVLLAVAAVVGVIVYRMSVRATLALQSEEMSSYIPLITSTTAALLNLLCILLFNMLYTKLAVYLTEMEMPRTQTEYDDSLTLKLYLLQFVNCYSSIFYIAFFKGKFVGRPGKYNTFLSYQQEECGIGGCFVELSIQLAIIMVGKQAFSALSEMALPYALRLWSHMSFLRSSNHEHQPSQPWERDYLLPDMGTTGLFHEYLEMILQYGFVTLFVAAFPLAPLFALLNNVLEIRLDALKLLGSYRRPVGVRVRDIGIWYRIMDSLGKLAVLTNAVLIAFTSDLVPRLYYRWKVSPTGTLDGFVDFSLSYFDVKDYDEGVRHGNTSGLLGAQYCRYTDHRTPPWVENQYKRTSQYWEILVWKFAFVLIFENTIAFLMTLIRWIIPDVPKTIREKIREDNRLTNEIIILQELRRRNVDTPVVA; this is translated from the exons ATGGCTGCCAACATCTGGCAAGATGCGTTGAATGCCG AGCGCGCGGCCAGCGCGTACGAACGGGCACTGGACGAGCAGAGCGTGCTTGTGGCCCTGGGTGACCTGAAGCCATCACCGAATGGGGACAGCACCCCTGCGCTAATGGATGAGAGCGGGTGCGTCTACCTGAGTGGCTCGCGGCGCAAAGTGGACTTTGTGCTGGCCTACTCACCTGCCAAGCACCAGGCCATCCGGGACATCTTTGAGGAGGAGCTCAGCAAGGCGGGCCTTGTGCTCGAGCACGTGCCTCAG AACCCGAGTGGCCTGTGCTTCGTGAAAATCCATGCGCCCTGGGAGGTGCTCAGCTGTTTCGCTGAGATCATGCGCCTCAAGATGCCCGTCAAGGAG CTGCCGAACCAAAAACACCTCAGAAGCCCAGTGCCACCTCGGCGGTTCCGAGGAGTGGGCTCTGCCATTTGTGAGCGCATTCCGGGATACATTGGTCTGGTGGGTGAAGCCGCCCAAGAAAATGAGGCGCCCGAGTGGCATTCCCAAGACTCG TGGAGCTTGAGGATGCAGGAGCAGAATGCTATGCTGGACTGTGAGCCC GTGGAAGTTCGCGCAATGGGGCGACGGCAGAAGCAGTTTGCTGTCACATTCTCTATGTCCAAGGAGTACCT GTTCGACATCCCCGAACCGAAGGAGGACTTCTTCACCGCTGCGCAGAGAGCGCAAGTCGTGCACTTCATTCTGCAGCGCAAGTCCTTCTCGCGTGACAGCCACCGGCGCCACTTCGGCGTTGGCCGCCTCCTCGCCGATGGCGTCTATTTGGCCGCCTACCCACTCCATGAGGGCGGGCCCGACCGCACGAGCGGCGAAGGCTCGGCGGCGCCCCGCACACAGCTGCGACGCAGGTGGGCCTCGGTGCTGGCCCTGTTCCGCTACCAGCCGCTGGACGACGTGCGGCGTTACTTCGGTGTCAAGATCGGCCTCTACTTCGCCTGGCTGGGCTTCTACACCACCATGCTGGTGCCGGCGTCAGTACTGGGACTCATCTGCTTCATGTATGGAGTCATCACCCTGGGCAACCACCGGCCCGTCCACGAGATGTGCGAGGGGTCGGAGTCGAAGCTGCTTATGTGCCCGCTGTGCGACAATGGCTGCGAGTACTGGCGCCTGCACGACAGCTGCACGCAGGCCCGCCTGGGCTACCTGTCTGACAACGGCGCCACGGTGGTGTTCTCGGTGTTCATGTCCCTGTGGAGCGCCGCCTACCTGGAACTGTGGAAGCGGTACTCGGCGCGCATCACCTATCAGTGGGACCTGTCGGGCTTTGACACACTGGAGGAAAACTCGAGGCCAGAGTACCTGGCGCGCCTGTCGCGCCTCAAGAAGCGCGACGTAGAGCTCATCGAGCAGCAGGAGCGCGGAGGCATAGAGTCGCCGCCTTTCTGGCGCATACGGCTCCCCTTCGGTCTGCTGTCTGTGTCAGtcgtgctgctgctggttctgctGGCCGTTGCTGCTGTAGTGGGTGTCATCGTGTACCGCATGTCAGTGCGCGCCACGCTGGCACTACAGAGTGAAGAGATGTCCAGCTACATCCCACTCATCACGTCCACTACTGCGGCCCTGCTCAACTTGCTGTGCATCCTTCTCTTCAACATG TTGTACACCAAATTGGCTGTCTACTTGACGGAGATGG AGATGCCAAGGACACAGACCGAATACGACGACAGCCTCACCCTGAAGCTGTACCTGCTGCAGTTCGTTAATTGCTACTCCTCCATCTTCTACATTGCCTTCTTCAAGGGAAA GTTTGTGGGTCGGCCGGGCAAATACAACACTTTCCTGAGCTACCAGCAGGAGGAGTGTGGCATTGGAGGTTGCTTCGTGGAACTGTCCATCCAACTGGCCATCATCATGGTGGGCAAGCAGGCGTTCAGCGCATTGTCAGAGATGGCCCTGCCCTATGCCTTGCGCCTTTGGTCACACATGTCGTTCCTTCGGAGCAGCAACCACGAACACCAGCCCAGCCAGCCATGGGAGCGCGACTACCTGCTGCCGGACATGGGCACCACAGGCCTCTTCCACGAGTACCTCGAGATGATCCTACAGTACGGCTTCGTCACCCTGTTTGTGGCAGCCTTCCCATTGGCACCTCTCTTTGCACTGCTCAACAACGTGCTTGAGATCAGGCTGGATGCACTTAAGCTGCTCGGCTCGTACCGACGACCTGTGGGTGTGCGGGTCCGCGACATCGGCATCTGGTACCGCATCATGGATTCCCTGGGCAAGCTGGCTGTGCTCACCAAC GCGGTTCTCATCGCCTTCACGTCGGACCTGGTGCCCCGGCTCTACTACCGCTGGAAAGTGTCGCCCACAGGAACCCTCGACGGCTTCGTCGACTTCAGCCTGTCCTACTTTGATGTTAAAGACTATGACGAGGGCGTGCGGCATGGCAACACGTCTGGTCTGCTGGGTGCCCAATATTGCAG GTATACGGACCACCGTACGCCCCCTTGGGTCGAGAATCAGTACAAGCGGACATCTCAGTACTGGGAGATTCTTGTCTGGAAGTTTGCCTTTGTACTGATCTTTGAG AATACAATTGCATTCCTGATGACGCTGATTCGCTGGATCATACCGGACGTGCCCAAGACCATCCGGGAGAAGATTCGAGAAGACAACCGGCTTACCAATGAGATCATAATTCTGCAAGAGCTACGCCGACGAAATGTGGACACTCCAGTGGTGGCGTGA
- the subdued gene encoding anoctamin 1 isoform X3 codes for MAANIWQDALNAERAASAYERALDEQSVLVALGDLKPSPNGDSTPALMDESGCVYLSGSRRKVDFVLAYSPAKHQAIRDIFEEELSKAGLVLEHVPQNPSGLCFVKIHAPWEVLSCFAEIMRLKMPVKEWSLRMQEQNAMLDCEPVEVRAMGRRQKQFAVTFSMSKEYLFDIPEPKEDFFTAAQRAQVVHFILQRKSFSRDSHRRHFGVGRLLADGVYLAAYPLHEGGPDRTSGEGSAAPRTQLRRRWASVLALFRYQPLDDVRRYFGVKIGLYFAWLGFYTTMLVPASVLGLICFMYGVITLGNHRPVHEMCEGSESKLLMCPLCDNGCEYWRLHDSCTQARLGYLSDNGATVVFSVFMSLWSAAYLELWKRYSARITYQWDLSGFDTLEENSRPEYLARLSRLKKRDVELIEQQERGGIESPPFWRIRLPFGLLSVSVVLLLVLLAVAAVVGVIVYRMSVRATLALQSEEMSSYIPLITSTTAALLNLLCILLFNMLYTKLAVYLTEMEMPRTQTEYDDSLTLKLYLLQFVNCYSSIFYIAFFKGKFVGRPGKYNTFLSYQQEECGIGGCFVELSIQLAIIMVGKQAFSALSEMALPYALRLWSHMSFLRSSNHEHQPSQPWERDYLLPDMGTTGLFHEYLEMILQYGFVTLFVAAFPLAPLFALLNNVLEIRLDALKLLGSYRRPVGVRVRDIGIWYRIMDSLGKLAVLTNAVLIAFTSDLVPRLYYRWKVSPTGTLDGFVDFSLSYFDVKDYDEGVRHGNTSGLLGAQYCRYTDHRTPPWVENQYKRTSQYWEILVWKFAFVLIFENTIAFLMTLIRWIIPDVPKTIREKIREDNRLTNEIIILQELRRRNVDTPVVA; via the exons ATGGCTGCCAACATCTGGCAAGATGCGTTGAATGCCG AGCGCGCGGCCAGCGCGTACGAACGGGCACTGGACGAGCAGAGCGTGCTTGTGGCCCTGGGTGACCTGAAGCCATCACCGAATGGGGACAGCACCCCTGCGCTAATGGATGAGAGCGGGTGCGTCTACCTGAGTGGCTCGCGGCGCAAAGTGGACTTTGTGCTGGCCTACTCACCTGCCAAGCACCAGGCCATCCGGGACATCTTTGAGGAGGAGCTCAGCAAGGCGGGCCTTGTGCTCGAGCACGTGCCTCAG AACCCGAGTGGCCTGTGCTTCGTGAAAATCCATGCGCCCTGGGAGGTGCTCAGCTGTTTCGCTGAGATCATGCGCCTCAAGATGCCCGTCAAGGAG TGGAGCTTGAGGATGCAGGAGCAGAATGCTATGCTGGACTGTGAGCCC GTGGAAGTTCGCGCAATGGGGCGACGGCAGAAGCAGTTTGCTGTCACATTCTCTATGTCCAAGGAGTACCT GTTCGACATCCCCGAACCGAAGGAGGACTTCTTCACCGCTGCGCAGAGAGCGCAAGTCGTGCACTTCATTCTGCAGCGCAAGTCCTTCTCGCGTGACAGCCACCGGCGCCACTTCGGCGTTGGCCGCCTCCTCGCCGATGGCGTCTATTTGGCCGCCTACCCACTCCATGAGGGCGGGCCCGACCGCACGAGCGGCGAAGGCTCGGCGGCGCCCCGCACACAGCTGCGACGCAGGTGGGCCTCGGTGCTGGCCCTGTTCCGCTACCAGCCGCTGGACGACGTGCGGCGTTACTTCGGTGTCAAGATCGGCCTCTACTTCGCCTGGCTGGGCTTCTACACCACCATGCTGGTGCCGGCGTCAGTACTGGGACTCATCTGCTTCATGTATGGAGTCATCACCCTGGGCAACCACCGGCCCGTCCACGAGATGTGCGAGGGGTCGGAGTCGAAGCTGCTTATGTGCCCGCTGTGCGACAATGGCTGCGAGTACTGGCGCCTGCACGACAGCTGCACGCAGGCCCGCCTGGGCTACCTGTCTGACAACGGCGCCACGGTGGTGTTCTCGGTGTTCATGTCCCTGTGGAGCGCCGCCTACCTGGAACTGTGGAAGCGGTACTCGGCGCGCATCACCTATCAGTGGGACCTGTCGGGCTTTGACACACTGGAGGAAAACTCGAGGCCAGAGTACCTGGCGCGCCTGTCGCGCCTCAAGAAGCGCGACGTAGAGCTCATCGAGCAGCAGGAGCGCGGAGGCATAGAGTCGCCGCCTTTCTGGCGCATACGGCTCCCCTTCGGTCTGCTGTCTGTGTCAGtcgtgctgctgctggttctgctGGCCGTTGCTGCTGTAGTGGGTGTCATCGTGTACCGCATGTCAGTGCGCGCCACGCTGGCACTACAGAGTGAAGAGATGTCCAGCTACATCCCACTCATCACGTCCACTACTGCGGCCCTGCTCAACTTGCTGTGCATCCTTCTCTTCAACATG TTGTACACCAAATTGGCTGTCTACTTGACGGAGATGG AGATGCCAAGGACACAGACCGAATACGACGACAGCCTCACCCTGAAGCTGTACCTGCTGCAGTTCGTTAATTGCTACTCCTCCATCTTCTACATTGCCTTCTTCAAGGGAAA GTTTGTGGGTCGGCCGGGCAAATACAACACTTTCCTGAGCTACCAGCAGGAGGAGTGTGGCATTGGAGGTTGCTTCGTGGAACTGTCCATCCAACTGGCCATCATCATGGTGGGCAAGCAGGCGTTCAGCGCATTGTCAGAGATGGCCCTGCCCTATGCCTTGCGCCTTTGGTCACACATGTCGTTCCTTCGGAGCAGCAACCACGAACACCAGCCCAGCCAGCCATGGGAGCGCGACTACCTGCTGCCGGACATGGGCACCACAGGCCTCTTCCACGAGTACCTCGAGATGATCCTACAGTACGGCTTCGTCACCCTGTTTGTGGCAGCCTTCCCATTGGCACCTCTCTTTGCACTGCTCAACAACGTGCTTGAGATCAGGCTGGATGCACTTAAGCTGCTCGGCTCGTACCGACGACCTGTGGGTGTGCGGGTCCGCGACATCGGCATCTGGTACCGCATCATGGATTCCCTGGGCAAGCTGGCTGTGCTCACCAAC GCGGTTCTCATCGCCTTCACGTCGGACCTGGTGCCCCGGCTCTACTACCGCTGGAAAGTGTCGCCCACAGGAACCCTCGACGGCTTCGTCGACTTCAGCCTGTCCTACTTTGATGTTAAAGACTATGACGAGGGCGTGCGGCATGGCAACACGTCTGGTCTGCTGGGTGCCCAATATTGCAG GTATACGGACCACCGTACGCCCCCTTGGGTCGAGAATCAGTACAAGCGGACATCTCAGTACTGGGAGATTCTTGTCTGGAAGTTTGCCTTTGTACTGATCTTTGAG AATACAATTGCATTCCTGATGACGCTGATTCGCTGGATCATACCGGACGTGCCCAAGACCATCCGGGAGAAGATTCGAGAAGACAACCGGCTTACCAATGAGATCATAATTCTGCAAGAGCTACGCCGACGAAATGTGGACACTCCAGTGGTGGCGTGA
- the subdued gene encoding anoctamin 1 isoform X2, producing MAANIWQDALNAERAASAYERALDEQSVLVALGDLKPSPNGDSTPALMDESGCVYLSGSRRKVDFVLAYSPAKHQAIRDIFEEELSKAGLVLEHVPQNPSGLCFVKIHAPWEVLSCFAEIMRLKMPVKELPNQKHLRSPVPPRRFRGVGSAICERIPGYIGLVGEAAQENEAPEWHSQDSVEVRAMGRRQKQFAVTFSMSKEYLFDIPEPKEDFFTAAQRAQVVHFILQRKSFSRDSHRRHFGVGRLLADGVYLAAYPLHEGGPDRTSGEGSAAPRTQLRRRWASVLALFRYQPLDDVRRYFGVKIGLYFAWLGFYTTMLVPASVLGLICFMYGVITLGNHRPVHEMCEGSESKLLMCPLCDNGCEYWRLHDSCTQARLGYLSDNGATVVFSVFMSLWSAAYLELWKRYSARITYQWDLSGFDTLEENSRPEYLARLSRLKKRDVELIEQQERGGIESPPFWRIRLPFGLLSVSVVLLLVLLAVAAVVGVIVYRMSVRATLALQSEEMSSYIPLITSTTAALLNLLCILLFNMLYTKLAVYLTEMEMPRTQTEYDDSLTLKLYLLQFVNCYSSIFYIAFFKGKFVGRPGKYNTFLSYQQEECGIGGCFVELSIQLAIIMVGKQAFSALSEMALPYALRLWSHMSFLRSSNHEHQPSQPWERDYLLPDMGTTGLFHEYLEMILQYGFVTLFVAAFPLAPLFALLNNVLEIRLDALKLLGSYRRPVGVRVRDIGIWYRIMDSLGKLAVLTNAVLIAFTSDLVPRLYYRWKVSPTGTLDGFVDFSLSYFDVKDYDEGVRHGNTSGLLGAQYCRYTDHRTPPWVENQYKRTSQYWEILVWKFAFVLIFENTIAFLMTLIRWIIPDVPKTIREKIREDNRLTNEIIILQELRRRNVDTPVVA from the exons ATGGCTGCCAACATCTGGCAAGATGCGTTGAATGCCG AGCGCGCGGCCAGCGCGTACGAACGGGCACTGGACGAGCAGAGCGTGCTTGTGGCCCTGGGTGACCTGAAGCCATCACCGAATGGGGACAGCACCCCTGCGCTAATGGATGAGAGCGGGTGCGTCTACCTGAGTGGCTCGCGGCGCAAAGTGGACTTTGTGCTGGCCTACTCACCTGCCAAGCACCAGGCCATCCGGGACATCTTTGAGGAGGAGCTCAGCAAGGCGGGCCTTGTGCTCGAGCACGTGCCTCAG AACCCGAGTGGCCTGTGCTTCGTGAAAATCCATGCGCCCTGGGAGGTGCTCAGCTGTTTCGCTGAGATCATGCGCCTCAAGATGCCCGTCAAGGAG CTGCCGAACCAAAAACACCTCAGAAGCCCAGTGCCACCTCGGCGGTTCCGAGGAGTGGGCTCTGCCATTTGTGAGCGCATTCCGGGATACATTGGTCTGGTGGGTGAAGCCGCCCAAGAAAATGAGGCGCCCGAGTGGCATTCCCAAGACTCG GTGGAAGTTCGCGCAATGGGGCGACGGCAGAAGCAGTTTGCTGTCACATTCTCTATGTCCAAGGAGTACCT GTTCGACATCCCCGAACCGAAGGAGGACTTCTTCACCGCTGCGCAGAGAGCGCAAGTCGTGCACTTCATTCTGCAGCGCAAGTCCTTCTCGCGTGACAGCCACCGGCGCCACTTCGGCGTTGGCCGCCTCCTCGCCGATGGCGTCTATTTGGCCGCCTACCCACTCCATGAGGGCGGGCCCGACCGCACGAGCGGCGAAGGCTCGGCGGCGCCCCGCACACAGCTGCGACGCAGGTGGGCCTCGGTGCTGGCCCTGTTCCGCTACCAGCCGCTGGACGACGTGCGGCGTTACTTCGGTGTCAAGATCGGCCTCTACTTCGCCTGGCTGGGCTTCTACACCACCATGCTGGTGCCGGCGTCAGTACTGGGACTCATCTGCTTCATGTATGGAGTCATCACCCTGGGCAACCACCGGCCCGTCCACGAGATGTGCGAGGGGTCGGAGTCGAAGCTGCTTATGTGCCCGCTGTGCGACAATGGCTGCGAGTACTGGCGCCTGCACGACAGCTGCACGCAGGCCCGCCTGGGCTACCTGTCTGACAACGGCGCCACGGTGGTGTTCTCGGTGTTCATGTCCCTGTGGAGCGCCGCCTACCTGGAACTGTGGAAGCGGTACTCGGCGCGCATCACCTATCAGTGGGACCTGTCGGGCTTTGACACACTGGAGGAAAACTCGAGGCCAGAGTACCTGGCGCGCCTGTCGCGCCTCAAGAAGCGCGACGTAGAGCTCATCGAGCAGCAGGAGCGCGGAGGCATAGAGTCGCCGCCTTTCTGGCGCATACGGCTCCCCTTCGGTCTGCTGTCTGTGTCAGtcgtgctgctgctggttctgctGGCCGTTGCTGCTGTAGTGGGTGTCATCGTGTACCGCATGTCAGTGCGCGCCACGCTGGCACTACAGAGTGAAGAGATGTCCAGCTACATCCCACTCATCACGTCCACTACTGCGGCCCTGCTCAACTTGCTGTGCATCCTTCTCTTCAACATG TTGTACACCAAATTGGCTGTCTACTTGACGGAGATGG AGATGCCAAGGACACAGACCGAATACGACGACAGCCTCACCCTGAAGCTGTACCTGCTGCAGTTCGTTAATTGCTACTCCTCCATCTTCTACATTGCCTTCTTCAAGGGAAA GTTTGTGGGTCGGCCGGGCAAATACAACACTTTCCTGAGCTACCAGCAGGAGGAGTGTGGCATTGGAGGTTGCTTCGTGGAACTGTCCATCCAACTGGCCATCATCATGGTGGGCAAGCAGGCGTTCAGCGCATTGTCAGAGATGGCCCTGCCCTATGCCTTGCGCCTTTGGTCACACATGTCGTTCCTTCGGAGCAGCAACCACGAACACCAGCCCAGCCAGCCATGGGAGCGCGACTACCTGCTGCCGGACATGGGCACCACAGGCCTCTTCCACGAGTACCTCGAGATGATCCTACAGTACGGCTTCGTCACCCTGTTTGTGGCAGCCTTCCCATTGGCACCTCTCTTTGCACTGCTCAACAACGTGCTTGAGATCAGGCTGGATGCACTTAAGCTGCTCGGCTCGTACCGACGACCTGTGGGTGTGCGGGTCCGCGACATCGGCATCTGGTACCGCATCATGGATTCCCTGGGCAAGCTGGCTGTGCTCACCAAC GCGGTTCTCATCGCCTTCACGTCGGACCTGGTGCCCCGGCTCTACTACCGCTGGAAAGTGTCGCCCACAGGAACCCTCGACGGCTTCGTCGACTTCAGCCTGTCCTACTTTGATGTTAAAGACTATGACGAGGGCGTGCGGCATGGCAACACGTCTGGTCTGCTGGGTGCCCAATATTGCAG GTATACGGACCACCGTACGCCCCCTTGGGTCGAGAATCAGTACAAGCGGACATCTCAGTACTGGGAGATTCTTGTCTGGAAGTTTGCCTTTGTACTGATCTTTGAG AATACAATTGCATTCCTGATGACGCTGATTCGCTGGATCATACCGGACGTGCCCAAGACCATCCGGGAGAAGATTCGAGAAGACAACCGGCTTACCAATGAGATCATAATTCTGCAAGAGCTACGCCGACGAAATGTGGACACTCCAGTGGTGGCGTGA
- the subdued gene encoding anoctamin 1 isoform X4, giving the protein MAANIWQDALNAERAASAYERALDEQSVLVALGDLKPSPNGDSTPALMDESGCVYLSGSRRKVDFVLAYSPAKHQAIRDIFEEELSKAGLVLEHVPQNPSGLCFVKIHAPWEVLSCFAEIMRLKMPVKEVEVRAMGRRQKQFAVTFSMSKEYLFDIPEPKEDFFTAAQRAQVVHFILQRKSFSRDSHRRHFGVGRLLADGVYLAAYPLHEGGPDRTSGEGSAAPRTQLRRRWASVLALFRYQPLDDVRRYFGVKIGLYFAWLGFYTTMLVPASVLGLICFMYGVITLGNHRPVHEMCEGSESKLLMCPLCDNGCEYWRLHDSCTQARLGYLSDNGATVVFSVFMSLWSAAYLELWKRYSARITYQWDLSGFDTLEENSRPEYLARLSRLKKRDVELIEQQERGGIESPPFWRIRLPFGLLSVSVVLLLVLLAVAAVVGVIVYRMSVRATLALQSEEMSSYIPLITSTTAALLNLLCILLFNMLYTKLAVYLTEMEMPRTQTEYDDSLTLKLYLLQFVNCYSSIFYIAFFKGKFVGRPGKYNTFLSYQQEECGIGGCFVELSIQLAIIMVGKQAFSALSEMALPYALRLWSHMSFLRSSNHEHQPSQPWERDYLLPDMGTTGLFHEYLEMILQYGFVTLFVAAFPLAPLFALLNNVLEIRLDALKLLGSYRRPVGVRVRDIGIWYRIMDSLGKLAVLTNAVLIAFTSDLVPRLYYRWKVSPTGTLDGFVDFSLSYFDVKDYDEGVRHGNTSGLLGAQYCRYTDHRTPPWVENQYKRTSQYWEILVWKFAFVLIFENTIAFLMTLIRWIIPDVPKTIREKIREDNRLTNEIIILQELRRRNVDTPVVA; this is encoded by the exons ATGGCTGCCAACATCTGGCAAGATGCGTTGAATGCCG AGCGCGCGGCCAGCGCGTACGAACGGGCACTGGACGAGCAGAGCGTGCTTGTGGCCCTGGGTGACCTGAAGCCATCACCGAATGGGGACAGCACCCCTGCGCTAATGGATGAGAGCGGGTGCGTCTACCTGAGTGGCTCGCGGCGCAAAGTGGACTTTGTGCTGGCCTACTCACCTGCCAAGCACCAGGCCATCCGGGACATCTTTGAGGAGGAGCTCAGCAAGGCGGGCCTTGTGCTCGAGCACGTGCCTCAG AACCCGAGTGGCCTGTGCTTCGTGAAAATCCATGCGCCCTGGGAGGTGCTCAGCTGTTTCGCTGAGATCATGCGCCTCAAGATGCCCGTCAAGGAG GTGGAAGTTCGCGCAATGGGGCGACGGCAGAAGCAGTTTGCTGTCACATTCTCTATGTCCAAGGAGTACCT GTTCGACATCCCCGAACCGAAGGAGGACTTCTTCACCGCTGCGCAGAGAGCGCAAGTCGTGCACTTCATTCTGCAGCGCAAGTCCTTCTCGCGTGACAGCCACCGGCGCCACTTCGGCGTTGGCCGCCTCCTCGCCGATGGCGTCTATTTGGCCGCCTACCCACTCCATGAGGGCGGGCCCGACCGCACGAGCGGCGAAGGCTCGGCGGCGCCCCGCACACAGCTGCGACGCAGGTGGGCCTCGGTGCTGGCCCTGTTCCGCTACCAGCCGCTGGACGACGTGCGGCGTTACTTCGGTGTCAAGATCGGCCTCTACTTCGCCTGGCTGGGCTTCTACACCACCATGCTGGTGCCGGCGTCAGTACTGGGACTCATCTGCTTCATGTATGGAGTCATCACCCTGGGCAACCACCGGCCCGTCCACGAGATGTGCGAGGGGTCGGAGTCGAAGCTGCTTATGTGCCCGCTGTGCGACAATGGCTGCGAGTACTGGCGCCTGCACGACAGCTGCACGCAGGCCCGCCTGGGCTACCTGTCTGACAACGGCGCCACGGTGGTGTTCTCGGTGTTCATGTCCCTGTGGAGCGCCGCCTACCTGGAACTGTGGAAGCGGTACTCGGCGCGCATCACCTATCAGTGGGACCTGTCGGGCTTTGACACACTGGAGGAAAACTCGAGGCCAGAGTACCTGGCGCGCCTGTCGCGCCTCAAGAAGCGCGACGTAGAGCTCATCGAGCAGCAGGAGCGCGGAGGCATAGAGTCGCCGCCTTTCTGGCGCATACGGCTCCCCTTCGGTCTGCTGTCTGTGTCAGtcgtgctgctgctggttctgctGGCCGTTGCTGCTGTAGTGGGTGTCATCGTGTACCGCATGTCAGTGCGCGCCACGCTGGCACTACAGAGTGAAGAGATGTCCAGCTACATCCCACTCATCACGTCCACTACTGCGGCCCTGCTCAACTTGCTGTGCATCCTTCTCTTCAACATG TTGTACACCAAATTGGCTGTCTACTTGACGGAGATGG AGATGCCAAGGACACAGACCGAATACGACGACAGCCTCACCCTGAAGCTGTACCTGCTGCAGTTCGTTAATTGCTACTCCTCCATCTTCTACATTGCCTTCTTCAAGGGAAA GTTTGTGGGTCGGCCGGGCAAATACAACACTTTCCTGAGCTACCAGCAGGAGGAGTGTGGCATTGGAGGTTGCTTCGTGGAACTGTCCATCCAACTGGCCATCATCATGGTGGGCAAGCAGGCGTTCAGCGCATTGTCAGAGATGGCCCTGCCCTATGCCTTGCGCCTTTGGTCACACATGTCGTTCCTTCGGAGCAGCAACCACGAACACCAGCCCAGCCAGCCATGGGAGCGCGACTACCTGCTGCCGGACATGGGCACCACAGGCCTCTTCCACGAGTACCTCGAGATGATCCTACAGTACGGCTTCGTCACCCTGTTTGTGGCAGCCTTCCCATTGGCACCTCTCTTTGCACTGCTCAACAACGTGCTTGAGATCAGGCTGGATGCACTTAAGCTGCTCGGCTCGTACCGACGACCTGTGGGTGTGCGGGTCCGCGACATCGGCATCTGGTACCGCATCATGGATTCCCTGGGCAAGCTGGCTGTGCTCACCAAC GCGGTTCTCATCGCCTTCACGTCGGACCTGGTGCCCCGGCTCTACTACCGCTGGAAAGTGTCGCCCACAGGAACCCTCGACGGCTTCGTCGACTTCAGCCTGTCCTACTTTGATGTTAAAGACTATGACGAGGGCGTGCGGCATGGCAACACGTCTGGTCTGCTGGGTGCCCAATATTGCAG GTATACGGACCACCGTACGCCCCCTTGGGTCGAGAATCAGTACAAGCGGACATCTCAGTACTGGGAGATTCTTGTCTGGAAGTTTGCCTTTGTACTGATCTTTGAG AATACAATTGCATTCCTGATGACGCTGATTCGCTGGATCATACCGGACGTGCCCAAGACCATCCGGGAGAAGATTCGAGAAGACAACCGGCTTACCAATGAGATCATAATTCTGCAAGAGCTACGCCGACGAAATGTGGACACTCCAGTGGTGGCGTGA
- the LOC144104861 gene encoding iron-sulfur cluster assembly 2 homolog, mitochondrial, with protein sequence MNMIAQRLRSCHSALLWAASGVRGGASQASAEGALKLSDSCVEKLRRVGGDGRVLRISVEGGGCSGFQYRFQLEDHQPAPEDVLFERDGARVVVDSASLDLLRGATLDYHEELIRSAFRIVDNPQAERGCSCGASFTIKL encoded by the coding sequence ATGAACATGATTGCTCAGCGGCTACGTTCGTGCCACAGCGCTCTCCTATGGGCAGCAAGCGGTGTGCGCGGTGGCGCGTCCCAGGCTAGCGCGGAGGGTGCCCTCAAACTCTCGGACAGCTGCGTGGAGAAGCTGCGGCGTGTTGGGGGTGACGGACGTGTGCTTCGCATCTCCGTGGAAGGAGGCGGCTGCTCGGGGTTCCAGTACCGTTTCCAGCTCGAGGACCACCAGCCCGCGCCGGAGGACGTGCTCTTCGAGCGCGACGGCGCTCGCGTCGTGGTGGACAGCGCCTCGTTGGACCTGCTGAGAGGCGCCACGCTGGACTACCACGAAGAGCTGATCCGCTCCGCGTTCCGCATCGTGGACAACCCGCAGGCGGAGCGGGGCTGCTCCTGCGGCGCCTCCTTCACTATCAAGCTCTAG